A window from Streptomyces sp. NBC_00335 encodes these proteins:
- a CDS encoding SUKH-3 domain-containing protein, whose protein sequence is MTTTSASYARSSATRFPVAVDSALRTAGWEPGRWDIKQAEYWADALRDHTTPAGHRHTVFPAAVEAWAEFGNLTVSAPGPGRQIAPTAIRLDPLTGLHLARTFADLGRALSTQLCPLGVEADTDPAGGGAHLALDREGRVYCVDHTGDWYLGGSLDEALTLLLTGLQPTRLTTG, encoded by the coding sequence ATGACCACGACCTCCGCTTCGTACGCCCGCTCCTCGGCGACCCGCTTCCCCGTCGCCGTGGACTCCGCCCTGCGCACCGCCGGCTGGGAGCCGGGCCGCTGGGACATCAAGCAGGCCGAGTACTGGGCCGACGCCCTGCGCGACCACACCACCCCGGCCGGGCACCGGCACACCGTCTTCCCGGCCGCCGTCGAGGCCTGGGCGGAGTTCGGGAACCTCACCGTCTCGGCCCCGGGCCCCGGCCGCCAGATCGCGCCCACCGCGATACGCCTGGACCCCCTCACGGGCCTGCACCTCGCCCGGACCTTCGCGGACCTGGGCCGCGCCCTCTCCACGCAGCTCTGCCCGCTCGGCGTCGAGGCCGACACGGACCCGGCCGGGGGCGGCGCCCACCTCGCCCTCGACCGCGAGGGCCGCGTCTACTGCGTGGACCACACCGGCGACTGGTACCTCGGCGGGAGCCTCGACGAGGCCCTCACCCTCCTGCTGACCGGCCTCCAGCCGACGCGCCTGACGACGGGGTAG
- a CDS encoding YwqJ-related putative deaminase — protein sequence MQNTATRTDAADAHSGGAGAQGSTGPAGAHGPADPAGPAGTGDPAAVPGQARAAAEQGPGDPRLRWGGGDGRPDVPTLRFRRDGILPTVAAALSVRGETLTGTAGKADLPPVLHALVQDFLDTLTSGQRERFTGRCPEAILLSRHLATVEGARSKRASRKPLTPSEARRSLKHSKITARRIREDGDPLHGSYAPPCRSCEALLAHFGVRPVDLTHPE from the coding sequence ATGCAGAACACGGCAACACGCACAGACGCGGCCGACGCCCACTCAGGAGGGGCGGGAGCCCAGGGATCCACGGGCCCCGCGGGCGCCCACGGACCGGCGGACCCCGCCGGTCCCGCGGGAACCGGTGACCCGGCGGCCGTCCCCGGGCAGGCCCGCGCCGCGGCCGAGCAGGGCCCCGGCGATCCCCGGCTGCGCTGGGGCGGCGGGGACGGCCGTCCCGACGTGCCCACGCTCCGCTTCCGCCGCGACGGGATCCTGCCCACCGTGGCCGCCGCCCTGTCCGTGCGCGGCGAGACCCTCACCGGGACCGCCGGCAAGGCCGACCTGCCCCCCGTGCTGCACGCCCTCGTACAGGATTTCCTCGACACCCTCACGAGTGGCCAGCGCGAACGTTTCACCGGCCGATGTCCGGAGGCGATCCTGCTCTCCCGGCACCTCGCCACCGTCGAGGGCGCCCGCAGCAAGCGCGCCTCGCGCAAGCCCCTGACGCCCAGCGAGGCGCGCCGCTCGCTGAAGCACTCCAAGATCACCGCCCGCCGCATCCGCGAGGACGGCGACCCGCTCCACGGCAGCTACGCACCTCCCTGCCGCTCCTGCGAGGCCCTCCTCGCCCACTTCGGCGTACGCCCCGTCGACCTCACTCACCCCGAGTAG
- a CDS encoding SMI1/KNR4 family protein, with amino-acid sequence MTTGRLGHQAAPPNAAYSGQVVHFPDPVRAARHPHGVRIDANGHPDFALYARAAVEIAEPPEGFGVDELRLTDCVSANAAMRATGHELWDTVGPVSTPHGWTWHHVSGTRRMELVPVEVKSLLRHHAGLATAAVDHGKRGTRALQEVRPVHLGLPKTVVSVSEQQVQGVEEDLGYRLPEAYRSFLKAAGGCAPVGTGLDVELGLLVDQPFFTVREEAAVNDLVYVNKCLRDHLTKDYLCVAFAQGGLLAVKVRGEGVGSVWFSPYDDARDQDGWSVQERVERLLLPCGADFDAFLERLAGNPPELETVAGLMVDGGFARSVPVTGQGEGAGPGAAPAGRSVPGAGPAAAPVEG; translated from the coding sequence ATGACGACAGGTCGGCTCGGGCATCAGGCCGCGCCACCCAACGCCGCTTATTCGGGGCAGGTCGTGCATTTCCCGGACCCCGTCCGGGCCGCGCGCCATCCCCACGGAGTCCGCATCGACGCGAACGGGCACCCCGACTTCGCGCTGTACGCCCGTGCGGCCGTCGAGATCGCCGAGCCCCCCGAGGGCTTCGGCGTGGACGAGCTGCGGCTGACGGACTGCGTGTCCGCGAACGCGGCCATGCGGGCGACCGGCCACGAACTGTGGGACACGGTCGGCCCGGTGTCGACCCCGCACGGCTGGACCTGGCACCACGTGTCCGGCACCCGCCGCATGGAGCTGGTCCCGGTCGAGGTGAAGTCGCTGCTGAGGCACCACGCCGGTCTGGCGACGGCGGCGGTGGACCACGGCAAGCGCGGGACGCGGGCCCTGCAGGAGGTGCGCCCGGTGCACCTGGGACTGCCCAAGACGGTGGTCTCGGTCTCCGAGCAGCAGGTCCAGGGCGTCGAGGAGGACCTCGGCTACCGGCTCCCGGAGGCGTACCGCTCCTTCCTGAAGGCGGCGGGCGGCTGCGCGCCGGTGGGCACCGGGCTCGACGTGGAGCTGGGACTGCTGGTGGACCAGCCGTTCTTCACGGTGCGCGAGGAGGCGGCGGTCAACGACCTCGTCTACGTCAACAAGTGCCTGCGGGACCACCTGACGAAGGACTACCTGTGCGTGGCCTTCGCGCAGGGCGGGCTGCTCGCGGTGAAGGTGCGCGGTGAGGGAGTCGGCTCGGTCTGGTTCTCCCCGTACGACGATGCGCGCGACCAGGACGGCTGGTCGGTCCAGGAACGCGTGGAGCGGTTGCTGCTGCCGTGCGGTGCGGATTTCGACGCCTTCCTGGAACGGCTGGCGGGCAATCCGCCGGAACTGGAAACGGTGGCCGGTCTGATGGTGGACGGCGGATTCGCGCGCTCGGTTCCCGTGACGGGTCAGGGTGAGGGAGCGGGGCCGGGAGCGGCTCCGGCAGGGCGTTCGGTTCCGGGTGCCGGTCCGGCAGCGGCACCGGTGGAAGGGTGA